cagaaacaaaatatttctaatacaaaatatataaaaatttataaagcataaTAATTACAACTTTGTTTTCTTAAATCTCCTTCTGAAAAAAGTAACTGTGTCACTAACTTCTTTgtactttaacattttttatcttgcacAGCAGTGATGAGCAATCTTTGTTCTGCAGTGTGCCAAAATTAAAAACCTAATATTCTATACGGGCCGCAACACAaacgtaatattaaatactttaatatattgtataataaaaaaaatttaatttatagggtggaattcgttaatttcgaccataaaacttttcttataatctgatttactttttattagttatatttttaatatatgtatacagaaGCATATGTAcacatgtaaattttttttatcgggaGGTATTAAATATGTAGCTGATGTTTATTTAATGGCATATTTGGCTCTGTTTCTCATCAACAAACTTTTCAATATTGGGAGGTATGTttgctaaaatttttacacttcAGCAAAATGAAGTGCAACGTTTTGGAGGGCTGCAGGTAAGTAACTGGAGAGCTGCATGCTGACCGCGAACCGCGCGTTGCTCATCACTGTTGTACAGTATGAGTCTCTTCATGTGTAATGATTAATCACCATTTTTTGCGAAGTGAAAATTAACcttgtgtgtgtgcgcgtgcagCTTGCTTGCGTGCATTTGAGAGAATAGATGTCATAACTGGTtagaaacataataatttgatatttttacgatcctttttttattttattttaatgtttctcgGCTTAGTGACACTTTCAGttataatatcgtttttgttttacttctaTATTCTAACAGgcacttttaaatatttattattttttataacactcTGTGAAACTactcatgtatatacatagttatgtatatacatacaatattattatattatctttctAAACATTCATCagacaaattttatgaattttacttttccatgtttttttttcactttatcTTGCACTGAAAGAAAAGAACAATAGCAGTAACCATAATCAACGACGCTTTTTGgcgtcaaatatttttcttaatgttCTATAATAACTTTACAGGTTggttcattttaataaatctactaaaatatcttaaaatctttatgtttaggacaaaaatgtttttgatcAAAGTTGCTCAGTTACTAAAGGAAAAGAAGGTGGTGACCGTGGTTGACTTTAAGAAAATGTCTTTAAAGTCAAGAGAAGGACACAGCTTGCAAACGTGCGTTCGTCtcttaacttttatttgtgcGTTAGAGCTGGTATACAATCAATCGACAGACAATAATATTGTGTGCAATATAGTTTGTCCGAAATAGTGATGTATGTGCAAACATGCGTTCGGTTCTTAACTTTTGTAGGCAATCGTACTGTAGGTAATAAATTTTGGTGTGCaaacaaaatgtaaacaaacaaAATGTCGGCAATAAATTTGTAGACAAAGGGGGCCTCCCAAGGTCAGATCAAGATcccttaaaatttttttaattggaataAGGATTTGAGATATTCTAGTGGGTTGATTAAAATGGACCACCCTGTGTAATTGACTATATATTTGACAATACtatacgtataaaaatattattgctaacattatactaacaatttttataaaaatgagtatcgtaactataatagtaataacttGCAATAATAGTTCAGAACATGATACACTTTTCTTTTAGTATAtcacgatttttttctatatctttTCAGTCTAAATTCTAATCGTTATTATGTGCTTTTCtctgttatatttaaattaaaaattatgtgttgcaaatgtatatgttttattgtcaaaaaatacttttttcagacatttttttgtacataaaaaaaatgaatatgataTTTCGAAAGCTTTTAACAAATggcgaaataatattaatcgttACAATAGCACTTTGCACTGCTATCAATACAGAAAATGACACTACAGGTCGTTACCATTTACCGGATTACATAATACCTATGGATTATGATGTCAATATAAGACTTGATTACAAAACAAATGATGTTATTGGCAAATGTAGTATACTTATACATATTACTCGtgaaacagaaaatatatctatgaATCTAGTGACATTTGCTGTAATGAAAATAGTTCTGTATGACAACAGTCATAGTAAAAAAGTTTACgttccaaaatatttatttgataatgaaCTAAATATGTTTATGATCCATTTTACCAAGGACCcaaaatttccaaaatatttacCGGCTGGTAAATACACTCTAATACTGACATATATGAGTGACATAAATAATAAcgacaaacatttttataaatcctTATACtcaaatagaaaattggaCAACAAAgtgtaagtaaaaaaaagtactttaaacaaaattatattataaagcttattttcgttaatattcgtttcaaaatatatttattaagtacaTTCATAAACCAAATGACATTCCGAAAATTGCGTATTACTTAAAATAGTCATAATAGCACTCAAATGAATTCATCACTGCACTTCAAATTTGTCGATTCTATGATTTAGAAATATGTGTCAAATTGGCACATTCTGTACAATGTTATAAATCatgattcaatttttctaACCCAATATTTTTTAGTCCATCCTGAGTCGATccttaagtataattatattttaaattttataaaaaccatattgttaaaatatgacAGGTTAAATGCGACAGGTGTTGATATAATGAATACTCGACAACTATTTCCATATTTGGATGAGATGACATTTAATTACACCTTAAAAATTTCCATCCTgcatcataaaaattacacaattttatcAAGTATGCCTATACAAACAACAGAAAATGACAAACATGACATGAGGTGGATACATTTTAAGAAATCTTTTATGTCCATTCAATACTTAAAGGTTGTGATAACCACATTCACTAATATTTCTACTTCGGTTGGAAATTTCACCTTTTGGAATAGAAAAAACATAACAAACCATTTGAAATTAGTGAAATGTATTGCCCAACAAACCCTAAACTTTTTgaaacatgaaaataatatagacaAAACACCAAAAATAGATTATGTTACATTCTGGGATAGTCAACACAATAGCACTGAGACATGGGGACTAATTTTACAAAGGTAATATTCAAAACTAAAatgaattaatcaaaaataattatttaataaaagatataaaactatcaaataataaaattttaaaactggaaaatattcatatatttatgtcaatatatataaattaggaAATAGTCGAAatctatacaattttatttgcgtCACATTAAGAAGATATCATTACTTTTAGTTCAGattagaaattgaaataatcattCTGTACGTGAAATCAGACTTTAGTGTAGCTTTAGTTTTAGAAGCATGAAAAATAAGTGTTATTTAAGTGTGTTTTAAGTTGCACGAATAAAATGACTgctataaaatcttttattatatcagtTATTTTGTCGGAACTCATCGGAGTTTTTGTGCTCCAAAATCTAATGTTCTTCTTTATCCGTGAAATTACTTAtgcaaaatgtacaaaatatctgCTTTCCAATTCttgaaataaagtttatatgtaactgtaaagaaaacaattattattacgtcgTTTTATAGgcaaaataagttatattattgaaCATGAATACCAACTATCTCAAAATTGTCAAAAgtcaatttatttctatttgttatGAGATTTAGcacaaaaaatcttaaatacattattgcagaaaacaattaaataaaaactttttaatggctttgtaataatttgatatatctacaatataaaaacttaataaattgtttaattacagCAATCATTGTCcatgaatttttcatatttgaaatCGTTTTTTAGAGAAGCTGATATTCATGTCGAACAGTCAGATTCCGTTGGGCATAAATTGAAAGTGGCTCGTCTTATAACACATCAAATGATAACTTTTTGGTATAATGATGTGTTGCTATGGTCGAAAACAGGTTTTGCTACATTGCTTGCAACGTACATCTTATATCAGGTATATCTTATATCACgttgttttaaattcttataattgATATACACCACATTTGGTAATCATTTAGATTTACATAAACAGTTACAATCGTCTTGACTTTGACATACGTTACCAACGCCAATTGTTCTGACaatgagtaaaaagaaaaaagttttcgtcactcgttatttatttatttattattttatttattaaaaagttattaacataaaaaggAGCTttgcctctctctttctgcacCCTCAAAAAAACCTTATCCCTTATCCAAtccttatatttttctgaGAAAAATTGTGCTCGGAGTCTCTTCCCCTTTTATATCCTCGAActtgtttgtaataattattcctgCATTGTAAAACAAGTGATGATGatctataatttgtatatatgtatgcataaaTGTTACTTTGACACCGAGGGCGCATAATTTCTCGTCTTGCatttgatacaaatatatgattaGATTTTCATCGTtgtcaaataaagaaattcatGTAGCAACATATTACGTTATGAATTTGTAACAGAAATTGCgtactttatattattcttataacacaagtaaaaggaaaaaatttattacatgctGACAGCATATGTCCTCTCCTCAAAACTCCAGAGCaggaaaaattagaaaaatatttatttaaaatattaattttaattgttaataactttttatattgttcaaagTTTTTAAACATGGAGTGACGactaaatacatatttacatcaattttCCAcgtttaagtaaataaatctgttaaGCGTTTGTTCTGTTTGATACATGTATATTAGCAAATTGCGtcatatacattaaattttttctttaataactatgtaaaaatgtaataaataatacattttatcataaaaaacaaaagtttatttgcaaCGATCAACGGTGgtgtattatttcaaatataatatcttgaccaaatatttatttcattactttaaattttcagattcCTCCGAATTATGacataatgaatttttttattgccgaAACACAACGGGAATCTTTTCATTTTGATACTGCTTCGAATACAAATGAAACAAATTCACTTAGCTATCATTTAGATCATGTAAAACGTAAGTAaggaaaatatatctaaaagcCTACAAATGgtttaagtaaatataattaaataatgctgaagaataatatgcaaattttttaattttatgaaaaaaaataaaaatttgaactaCACACAATGTTACGAAACAGATTACAGTCTGCCTCGTTGCTAAGAAATTGAAGTACCCAgcgatattaattgtaaaattacctgcttaaatttattttgtttgattttaattctgtTGCTTGTTTAATTGATTAGTTGTGTtttgattttctttgaaaacatCTTGTCCATCCCTCGACGGACAAGCTCGAGCTTATATATGTACGTTTAATTGTGTAAGGATGTCAACAAACGAGAGACATTATCATATTTGGTTATTATATCGAGCTGTCAGCCCGTATTGGTTCCAATACAACGGTGTGAAACAAGtcgatataatttcaaatctcTCGTGTAACCTCTTTGCCGATATTGACGACAGTCGCGCCAAAATCGTCAAACCGATAGAAAGACTGAAAGGTTGAATACCAACAAGTTGTTCTGGCACGTTGAActcaaaatgaataaatttaaaaacactGTTCAGTGAAACAAAACgttagttaatatattttgatgtcCCTGTGACAATTATCAGCAATCTTAACATACGAAATCTCATTTACgtttttaatacttaaattAAAGTACAATGTACTGAcatacataaatttcaatataaaagaaatatatcttaacttttaaaaaatatgtatttcaaagTACTTAACAaacacattataattttaattgtttcagcATCCAATATATGGCGCATGTTATACCATTTGATAACTCCTGATATGTTTTGGACTGGTATCCGCACATATGTTAATAACAAACagtaagtaatatttatttatctcttttgcTAGATAATTATCACATAAATTGGATATTGAAGAATGATGTATTGGAAATTCCACtgtccaaaaatataaatataaacttcttCAAACTTATCTTAAGAAATTATCTTAAATCTTCAAAACTGTAAACAACAGAACGTTGATTTTCAAAGAAAGGCATCAAAACTGATATATcttgtttttgtaaattatcttttagctaaaaacacaaaataaacatttatacaCTAAATACTGCTTcttattaaatgatattatttactaCACGTCACAATTAAGGGATAGAAAATTTTGGATCGATTTTTGGGTGTTTTCTGAGCGGCTGTATTTCCGCGAAAAATAgacgaaaaatatctttaaaaaaaagcgtTTTGAAGCTTGGATCTTCTAGTTTCTGAATCTTCTCAGAAAACTCCcgtatcattatttttaactgtgTTCTATCCTCCATTGAACGGACAatccgaaaataaaaaaaattttcccaCATTGGGCAACGTGCATGGaccagaaaaattttttttgtcaaaaaccGATTTCATGAAAGCTCATacaaatttcaacaatttgcttttttaatgaatgctgtgcgatttttttttttttgaccgAGTTATTGGCGGTTAAAGCAAAATTCGTACTTTCAACTTTAAACATTCGTAGCTCCGgatcaaattttgaaataaggATTTTTAGTACGTATCATTTTCGTACGTTATACGTAACTTTCGAGCTTTAGAACACTAGGAAAGAAAAATCCAGCGTTCTCGAGATTTTGCGTGGTTACTGGGCATAcctttaactaaaaaaaaacgtggACACTCGGGAGTTTCAATCATTTTTCACGAAGTTGCGCCTAGgtaaatgaaaaaagagaaaaacgcgATTTTTAACACGTTTTTACAGTCGACatgtcgaaataaaaaaaatatcggatcaaaattctaaaaaaagcgTCTTATAGGGGAGACTTTGAACTTTCCAAAAAGCCCATGGCAGATGTCGTACGAATTTATTGCGGAGCCACGAATgtttaaagttaaaagtacaaattttGCTTTAACCGCCAATAACTCGTTAAAAAACAATCGCACATCATTcactaaaaaaacaaattgttgaGAATTGTATGAGCTTTAACGTTATGAAATCGGTtcttgacaaaaaaatttttctgaacCATGCACGTTGCTCAATTTagggaaattttttttatttctggatTGTCCGTTCAATGGAGGATAACTCAGTTAAAATTGATGATACGGAAGTTTTCTGCGAAAATTCAGAAACTAGAAGATCCAAGCTTCAAAAcgctttttttaaagatttttttcgtcTATTTTTCGCGGAAATACAGCCGCTCAGAAAATACCCAAAAATCGACCGAAAATTTTCTATCCCCTAATTTTGACGCGTAGTGtacttttaacattatttattgtttccaacttttaaaaaattaacgtttCTCGAAACCACACGATAGGTGAGTCTGAAAAAATTGAGTTCTAAACTAACAAAtctactaaaaattataaaacttattagaaatataaaaatgtactgctgtaaattgtttaataatgtattaagttgtttaatattacaaattgattccgaattttttttattacaatacataagAAATACGTAACGTccttaatacattaataatataataatgccaTTTACTTTTTGTGTGCAAGGCATCTATACAAAATTAGATAGATATAactcaattttttgtttttaaagcggaatttatgtatgtatgtcaatttatatacatttacatatcAATAAATCGCCCACTGTAGAATATGTCGGTTTTCGAAACATCTTAATAAAATCCTTCAAATCGAACCGTGAGAAAAGCAATGGAAacaaaagcaaattaaaaaaacttttattaaaaagctacacaaagtatgtaaaataacttgttataatataaaagtataattgttatttagattaaataattatcaaaaaaatttatagaaacagAGATTTCAAACTTAAAGAATTTGATATAAGctgatgtaatatataaataagcaaGGAATATGTACAAACTATGGGTTttgaatgaattaattaattgaacaaattacgtttatattatttaaattagctTTGATAAAACGTAACATTTCAATTCTGAGAAATCTGTTATTTTTGGAGGCCTATATCAATTTCGATGCCCCCACTATTCCCTCTTTCGCTCTATCAGTCTATCGATCTATCTATCttctaaaatcaaaatactaattttatttatgtaaaccaaaattgatttttgaagTTCGATCGAATTAACTTTGACAGTCCTTTAGAAACTAACatttaacatatacatatacagatagaaaaacttttattctttatattaaaatcaaaatttattaatataattataagttcagattgtataaaatataactgaaaatgtaaaaaataagatatttcgATGGGTAATCATTCTtatctacaattttaaaaacaaatttaatttattccaaaTATCAGACTAGATAAAGAAACTTTTCAAATCCGAAAAGATATGTCCTACATACTATCCTTCACGtataattacacaaatatattattactctAATTATACAgacatataaattaacactttcgcgaCCGTTATATATTCGCTTGTGCACAACGCTTGAAGAGCCGCTCTATTATATTGAACTGATGTAATATTCGACATTTCATATTACACGAC
The window above is part of the Linepithema humile isolate Giens D197 chromosome 8, Lhum_UNIL_v1.0, whole genome shotgun sequence genome. Proteins encoded here:
- the LOC105668592 gene encoding aminopeptidase N-like isoform X1; translation: MYMFYCQKILFSDIFLYIKKMNMIFRKLLTNGEIILIVTIALCTAINTENDTTGRYHLPDYIIPMDYDVNIRLDYKTNDVIGKCSILIHITRETENISMNLVTFAVMKIVLYDNSHSKKVYVPKYLFDNELNMFMIHFTKDPKFPKYLPAGKYTLILTYMSDINNNDKHFYKSLYSNRKLDNKVLNATGVDIMNTRQLFPYLDEMTFNYTLKISILHHKNYTILSSMPIQTTENDKHDMRWIHFKKSFMSIQYLKVVITTFTNISTSVGNFTFWNRKNITNHLKLVKCIAQQTLNFLKHENNIDKTPKIDYVTFWDSQHNSTETWGLILQREADIHVEQSDSVGHKLKVARLITHQMITFWYNDVLLWSKTGFATLLATYILYQIPPNYDIMNFFIAETQRESFHFDTASNTNETNSLSYHLDHVKPSNIWRMLYHLITPDMFWTGIRTYVNNKQYNQTNDLWNIVQTIIPNNSTAFIVKRLISVWIAEKYPVLYVTRNHLSNNIIFRYLTLDFDEDAEHLSAFVTYTTKSEINFHDIFTNKSFWLSPQKSKKLEQEFDKNDWIIVNLQQTGYYRVNYNTENWLNLAQYMNSVNYVDIHVLNRAQIIDDAFYFLTHRQLDYITFWEISAFLSREMNYVAWYPMFKAFEHMSVIVSIKNTDPLKEKMEKILSGVLNQIGYVSKLHENKFKKCLREEAVKWACIIGNKKCREVANEQMTRDLYFESATFVTQSEWKRWMYCNGLVSAEKSIWYAVWYKWTETLDDTKILEYLTCSEDPLVVSNYIQVISDDNDLLQRNNTRAHIFLLTVARHASNDTVCNFILQNLNKNILMFTSNTQADIIATLIVIITHQHAVEQLTKVLEFAKVNLREERLVDAVQKKIKNRRVEYVRKVGNLGLIGVRRFK
- the LOC105668592 gene encoding aminopeptidase N-like isoform X3, which gives rise to MYMFYCQKILFSDIFLYIKKMNMIFRKLLTNGEIILIVTIALCTAINTENDTTGRYHLPDYIIPMDYDVNIRLDYKTNDVIGKCSILIHITRETENISMNLVTFAVMKIVLYDNSHSKKVYVPKYLFDNELNMFMIHFTKDPKFPKYLPAGKYTLILTYMSDINNNDKHFYKSLYSNRKLDNKVLNATGVDIMNTRQLFPYLDEMTFNYTLKISILHHKNYTILSSMPIQTTENDKHDMRWIHFKKSFMSIQYLKVVITTFTNISTSVGNFTFWNRKNITNHLKLVKCIAQQTLNFLKHENNIDKTPKIDYVTFWDSQHNSTETWGLILQREADIHVEQSDSVGHKLKVARLITHQMITFWYNDVLLWSKTGFATLLATYILYQIPPNYDIMNFFIAETQRESFHFDTASNTNETNSLSYHLDHVKPSNIWRMLYHLITPDMFWTGIRTYVNNKQYNQTNDLWNIVQTIIPNNSTAFIVKRLISVWIAEKYPVLYVTRNHLSNNIIFRYLTLDFDEDAEHLSAFVTYTTKSEINFHDIFTNKSFWLSPQKSKKLEQEFDKNDWIIVNLQQTGYYRVNYNTENWLNLAQYMNSVNYVDIHVLNRAQIIDDAFYFLTHRQLDYITFWEISAFLSREMNYVAWYPMFKAFEHMSVIVSIKNTDPLKEKMEKILSGVLNQIGYVSKLHENKFKKCLREEAVKWACIIGNKKCREVANEQMTRDLYFESATFVTQSEWKRWMYCNGLVSAEKSIWYAVWYKWTETLDDTKILEYLTCSEDPLVVSNYIQASRHNCHINCYYYPPTCCRTID